Proteins from one Mycobacterium adipatum genomic window:
- a CDS encoding sensor histidine kinase has product MVAITSSAPATAVAETEPRQRFRHLGIVPTASMITGAFLALVWFWIPLGIFVIGISSIPSIIGFLLAAVVFIYLMRGVEWIERVRSEAVFGLQIPVPPRALSHYTGFQRWAHQLWLDISSARFWKAAGQHYLRMTYDLLVTGLTVGLLAFAFLGPAAALAAQRSDEDAGLRFLSPALSVVLAVVALAAAAAILVFAPAIDARIDRWLLSASPTAALQHEVSALSRARAGAVTSAQTERHRIERDLHDSVQPRLVSLAMTIGLAQTKLDNDLPTARKLISEAHDDAMSALAELRNVVRGIAPTILADRGLDAALSAVVQRTETSGVPTTLDIHLPARLPEEVEACAYFVVAEALTNVARHANATQAIVTVRADEVANTLHVSVFDDGRGGAHIDADEDSTGLRGLAERVRAARGTFSVASPATGPTIVTAVLPCAS; this is encoded by the coding sequence ATGGTCGCCATCACGTCCAGTGCCCCCGCCACCGCCGTAGCGGAGACTGAACCCCGACAACGCTTCCGCCATCTCGGCATCGTCCCGACGGCGTCGATGATCACCGGCGCCTTCCTGGCACTCGTGTGGTTCTGGATTCCCCTGGGTATCTTCGTCATCGGCATCTCGTCGATCCCCTCGATCATCGGGTTCCTGCTCGCCGCGGTGGTCTTCATCTACCTGATGCGCGGTGTGGAGTGGATCGAACGGGTGCGCAGCGAAGCGGTGTTCGGTCTGCAGATTCCGGTACCTCCGCGGGCGCTTTCGCACTACACCGGGTTCCAGCGCTGGGCCCACCAGCTGTGGCTCGACATCAGCAGTGCCCGGTTCTGGAAGGCGGCCGGGCAGCACTACCTGCGGATGACCTACGACCTGTTGGTCACCGGGCTCACGGTGGGCCTGTTGGCGTTCGCGTTCCTCGGCCCGGCGGCGGCGCTGGCCGCGCAGCGCAGCGACGAGGACGCCGGCCTGCGATTCCTCTCACCCGCGTTGAGCGTGGTTCTGGCGGTCGTCGCACTGGCCGCCGCCGCGGCGATCCTGGTGTTCGCGCCGGCCATCGACGCCCGGATCGACCGCTGGCTGCTGTCGGCCTCACCGACCGCGGCGCTGCAACACGAGGTGAGCGCGCTGTCCCGGGCTCGTGCCGGCGCGGTCACCTCGGCGCAGACCGAGCGTCACCGCATCGAACGCGATCTGCACGACAGCGTGCAACCGCGCCTGGTGTCCCTGGCCATGACGATCGGGCTGGCTCAGACCAAACTGGACAACGATCTGCCCACCGCCCGCAAGCTGATCTCCGAAGCTCATGATGACGCGATGAGCGCGCTGGCGGAGTTGCGCAACGTGGTCCGCGGTATCGCACCCACCATCCTGGCCGACCGCGGACTGGACGCGGCCTTGTCGGCGGTGGTGCAACGAACCGAGACCTCTGGTGTACCAACGACACTCGACATTCATTTGCCGGCTCGGCTGCCCGAGGAGGTCGAGGCGTGCGCCTACTTCGTGGTCGCCGAGGCATTGACGAATGTCGCCCGGCACGCCAACGCCACTCAGGCAATCGTGACCGTTCGGGCCGACGAGGTCGCGAACACCCTGCACGTCTCGGTCTTCGACGACGGGCGCGGCGGCGCGCATATCGACGCCGACGAGGATTCGACGGGGTTGCGCGGCTTGGCCGAACGGGTGCGCGCGGCCCGCGGGACGTTCTCGGTGGCCAGCCCCGCCACCGGCCCGACGATCGTGACGGCGGTGCTGCCATGCGCATCGTGA
- a CDS encoding response regulator transcription factor has product MRIVIAEDSALLRAGIERILADAGHEIVAGVPDATELLRIVNEQKPDLAILDVRMPPTFTDEGIRAAALLRSQNPDSPVLVLSHYVEERYAADLIASDTKGFGYLLKDRIADVPAFLDAVRVVGAGGTVLDPEVVSQILVRSRRRATLDALTPREQEVLQLMAEGKTNSAIGAALHISVGSAEKHIASIFTKLQLAPDDSENRRVLAVLRYLES; this is encoded by the coding sequence ATGCGCATCGTGATCGCCGAGGACTCCGCACTGCTGCGGGCCGGTATCGAACGCATCCTCGCCGATGCCGGGCACGAGATCGTGGCCGGCGTACCGGATGCCACCGAACTGCTGCGCATCGTCAACGAGCAGAAGCCGGACCTGGCCATCCTGGACGTCCGGATGCCGCCGACCTTCACCGACGAGGGCATTCGCGCCGCGGCACTGCTGCGCTCGCAGAACCCCGATTCGCCGGTCCTGGTGCTCTCCCACTATGTGGAGGAACGTTACGCCGCTGATCTGATCGCCTCGGACACCAAGGGTTTCGGCTATCTGCTCAAGGACAGGATCGCCGATGTTCCCGCATTCCTGGATGCCGTACGGGTGGTCGGCGCCGGCGGCACCGTGCTCGACCCCGAGGTCGTCTCCCAGATCCTGGTGCGCTCTCGCCGGCGCGCGACACTGGACGCGCTGACACCACGCGAGCAGGAGGTGCTCCAGCTGATGGCCGAGGGCAAGACGAACTCGGCAATCGGTGCCGCACTTCATATTTCGGTCGGATCCGCCGAGAAGCACATCGCCTCGATCTTCACCAAATTGCAGCTGGCGCCCGACGACAGCGAGAACCGGCGGGTCCTCGCCGTTCTGCGCTACCTCGAATCCTGA
- a CDS encoding VOC family protein has translation MAIPTTSIAHVRLTVTDIEQSRRFYDSVFGWPVLVEVPAGADAATRAALAFLYGGVIYDLGGTLIGLRPVGTDRFDEDRTGLDHLCFRLTSRTELEAAAAHLDSLGITHEPVKDIGPAYVLEFRDPDNIALELTAPTRAGGG, from the coding sequence ATGGCGATCCCCACCACATCGATTGCGCACGTGCGCCTGACGGTCACCGATATCGAGCAGTCCCGGCGTTTCTACGACAGCGTGTTCGGCTGGCCGGTGCTGGTCGAGGTGCCCGCCGGCGCCGACGCCGCCACCAGAGCGGCGCTGGCGTTCCTCTACGGCGGGGTCATCTACGACCTCGGCGGCACGCTGATCGGCCTGCGGCCGGTCGGCACCGACCGCTTCGACGAGGACCGCACCGGCCTGGACCACCTGTGCTTCCGGCTGACCAGCAGGACCGAACTCGAGGCCGCCGCCGCCCATCTGGATTCCCTGGGTATCACGCACGAACCCGTCAAGGACATCGGGCCCGCCTACGTGCTGGAGTTCCGCGACCCCGACAACATCGCCCTCGAGCTCACCGCGCCGACCCGAGCGGGCGGGGGTTAA
- a CDS encoding DUF4097 family beta strand repeat-containing protein, whose translation MTTTLTAPGPPPVSPGGRTAVRAALVIAATAIVAVTVALLSAAAWGLSSLRLVTDHQNLPAGMRTLTVDTAGAPTAVRIVTDRDATEPRIDLRMVTTQRDDRDELAVTSSGDDTQIRVDAQPGMLSFGDPGEITITVPPDLGRRLAVTVRQETGLLIADADLDVLTATNTDGAVLLSGTVRRIEVRGRDSEVHARRAVSVTESFIAETRDGDVQMRFAEVPSQIEASTRDGDIDIALPEPGPYLVRAQSGDGSARVRVPQTTDAARASATVTATTRNGDISVDPLRVIDR comes from the coding sequence ATGACCACCACACTCACTGCCCCCGGGCCGCCGCCGGTATCCCCGGGCGGACGAACCGCCGTGCGCGCGGCGCTGGTGATCGCGGCCACCGCAATCGTCGCGGTCACCGTGGCCCTGCTGTCGGCGGCGGCCTGGGGCCTGAGCTCACTTCGCCTGGTGACCGATCACCAGAACCTGCCCGCCGGCATGCGCACGCTGACGGTCGACACCGCCGGCGCACCGACGGCCGTCCGGATCGTCACCGACCGGGACGCCACCGAACCCAGGATCGACCTGCGGATGGTGACCACCCAGCGCGACGACCGCGACGAACTTGCGGTCACCAGCAGCGGCGACGACACGCAGATCCGCGTCGACGCGCAGCCCGGAATGCTGTCGTTCGGTGACCCGGGCGAGATCACCATCACGGTCCCGCCGGACCTCGGCAGACGGCTCGCCGTGACGGTGCGCCAGGAAACCGGGCTACTCATCGCCGATGCCGATCTCGACGTACTCACCGCCACCAACACCGACGGTGCGGTGCTGCTGAGTGGCACGGTGCGCCGCATCGAAGTGCGTGGACGCGACAGCGAGGTCCATGCCCGCCGCGCCGTCTCGGTCACCGAGTCATTCATCGCCGAGACCAGGGATGGGGACGTCCAGATGCGGTTCGCCGAGGTGCCGTCGCAGATCGAGGCCAGCACCCGCGACGGGGACATCGACATCGCACTGCCGGAGCCGGGCCCCTATCTGGTGCGGGCGCAGTCCGGTGACGGCTCGGCCAGGGTGCGGGTGCCGCAGACCACCGATGCGGCGCGGGCCAGTGCGACGGTCACCGCGACCACGCGGAACGGCGATATCTCGGTCGACCCGCTGCGGGTCATCGATCGGTGA
- a CDS encoding SDR family NAD(P)-dependent oxidoreductase, which yields MNNRSVIITGANTGLGLECARAILARDESWHIVLAVRDVSRGAAAVAELGAPDRCTVLACDLASLASVHAFTTAVAAAGLPALHAVVCNAGLQVVSGLQMTADGVEITFGVNHLGHFALIEGLRAQLVAPARIVMVASGTHDPKKFTGMPHPRYTTAEALAHPQPDEPVDGRRRYTTSKLCNVLYTYELDRRLDHGGAGITVTAFDPGLMPASSLSRDYTPLQQVVWRTVSPLLRALPNVNSLTTSGTRLAALAIDPRFEGVTGEYFEGAKPIRSSAQSYDTALARDLWETSARLTYGNITR from the coding sequence ATGAATAACCGATCGGTGATCATCACCGGAGCCAATACCGGCCTCGGCCTCGAATGCGCCCGGGCGATCCTGGCCCGCGACGAGTCCTGGCACATCGTGCTCGCCGTCCGCGACGTGTCGCGGGGCGCGGCAGCCGTCGCCGAGCTCGGCGCCCCCGACCGCTGCACAGTGCTGGCCTGCGACCTGGCCTCGTTGGCTTCGGTGCACGCCTTCACCACCGCCGTTGCCGCGGCGGGCCTGCCTGCCTTGCACGCCGTGGTCTGCAATGCCGGCTTGCAGGTGGTCTCGGGCCTCCAGATGACCGCGGACGGCGTGGAGATCACCTTCGGGGTCAATCACCTCGGACATTTCGCGCTCATCGAGGGCCTGCGCGCGCAACTGGTCGCGCCCGCCCGGATCGTGATGGTGGCCAGCGGAACTCACGATCCGAAGAAGTTCACCGGTATGCCACACCCGCGCTACACCACCGCCGAGGCGCTCGCGCATCCACAACCCGACGAACCGGTCGACGGTCGCCGTCGTTACACCACCTCGAAACTGTGCAATGTGCTCTACACCTACGAACTCGACCGACGCCTCGACCACGGCGGCGCGGGAATCACCGTGACGGCATTCGATCCGGGACTGATGCCCGCATCGAGCCTGTCGCGCGACTACACACCACTGCAACAGGTGGTGTGGCGCACGGTTTCTCCGCTACTGCGCGCGCTGCCCAATGTGAACTCCCTGACGACCTCCGGCACCCGGCTGGCCGCGCTGGCCATCGACCCGCGGTTCGAGGGGGTCACCGGCGAGTACTTCGAGGGCGCCAAGCCGATCCGGTCCTCGGCGCAGTCCTATGACACGGCCCTGGCCCGCGATTTGTGGGAGACCAGCGCGCGCCTGACCTACGGCAACATCACCCGGTAG
- a CDS encoding Ig-like domain-containing protein translates to MQVRYASHIGRVGALAVALGIGAAVGTPTTAWAAPEDPTTTSSSAAETEPGTGTATPASIPGPDASTVGPRTPTSAPRSVAAPAGDEVGAPRKKKRTAATRVRTVDTAMTVRRTAERPWPEPTAEVAAPDGGAAVDTPATVTATPAPVTTVAATLAARPVVANPVQAVGDLIGRVVRPVLSTVLGVLPGGSTDSPLAWVLLGAARRQVGQLEQDVAGISAAHTVAAAVPNAPPTATVIWGRPDATTGTVIGRLVAADPEGKKVAVAVVPPAVPVQGTVAYNAKTATITYTPTTAQRFAASTSPGDDSVAITLRVTDAVNTVEVPISIPVSPSPFYQSAAYPGAGGPSAVAATNTRAYITNRDSGTVTVYDTIKNTLVGTYQVGGAPDGIAVKRDGTRIYVASSTGNTVTVIDTATGAKKATITVANPTAISINPAGSVVYVANGTSASVTKISTATNRAAGTVKLAPGLTPTELAVSADGKRIFVGGAQAAGGGQISWFSSTASTATLLADIAFAPTGLAYNSASQNVYAVDAGGGLTVYSMLTKTVATLNVGHPLSGIALTNDGSAAMVTTSTGMVAALSTRDSSVLGVTTIGVVSAQPVLRISPDGTQMFVTDLDNGSVHALSLVPSNVAPFSSDPNYTVTNPATGAMTGKVGVVDFDGDPLTYQVTVKPGKGKLVLDAHGTYTYTPTAAARHAASVPGAPDTVTTDSFTVVVSDGRHGTVTQTITIAIDPANKVPTVTTSIGSPSASTGAVKVTIKTADGDNDKRTFTARQPAKGVVQMTGSGVFTYTPSVAALAAARAPGAAYEDRRDTFTVTVDDGHGGVVPVTVNVKIGAPNAKPTAVATSVTATQPRSGVITGTVGAVDADGDVLSYSAGKTNKGTVTLNADGSFTYTPTAAARLAASKPRAGSATKSETITFTVSDGFGGVVTKTLKVTIVANPADNAAPTNGAGTVSDTSTAIGSVTGVVTATDPDGDALTYRLASGPAFGVVTVSAAGGFVYTPDVDARYRALVTAGEDTDSFVVDITDSFGGISTATVHVTIAPPSTTAIDQRATTVAVNTQQMYFYSQTDTDMALGLLKAAGVETIRILLPWAGAEPVDDTFDWAAVDRMVNSANAQGIKVLATLNTTPDWAAVPGQQIYTAAPADIEAFGDFVSAVATRYQGKIADYEIWNEPNYDGFWEPGPDAAAYTALLKVAYTAIKAADPDATVIGGSVAAVAEVPGGPAINPVTYLSQMYAAGAAGYFDALAFHPYLYSMPFSAQQGHAGVPFAQAQQLYEVMVAHGDGHKKIWATEYGQPASEGGEAVQAAYVGDFLRAWRSLEFAGPAFIHTIADYGHDFPDQATMGLFREDWTPKPVVAVITQVIAESQAINAVGGDSV, encoded by the coding sequence ATGCAAGTGCGGTACGCCAGCCATATCGGGCGGGTCGGTGCGCTGGCCGTCGCGCTCGGAATCGGAGCCGCTGTGGGCACGCCCACGACGGCATGGGCCGCGCCCGAGGATCCGACGACGACGTCATCGTCGGCGGCGGAGACCGAACCGGGTACCGGCACCGCCACACCGGCGAGCATCCCCGGGCCGGATGCGTCGACGGTCGGCCCGAGGACTCCGACGAGCGCGCCGCGGTCGGTCGCGGCACCTGCCGGGGACGAGGTGGGGGCGCCGCGAAAGAAGAAGCGGACCGCCGCCACCCGGGTGCGCACCGTCGATACGGCCATGACAGTCCGCCGAACCGCCGAACGCCCGTGGCCCGAGCCGACGGCGGAGGTCGCGGCACCGGACGGCGGCGCGGCGGTCGACACCCCCGCGACGGTCACCGCGACGCCGGCCCCGGTCACCACCGTGGCCGCCACGCTCGCCGCGCGACCGGTCGTGGCGAACCCGGTGCAGGCGGTCGGCGACCTGATCGGCAGGGTGGTGCGGCCGGTGCTGTCCACGGTCCTCGGCGTGCTGCCCGGCGGGTCCACCGACTCGCCGCTGGCCTGGGTGCTGCTGGGGGCGGCCCGGCGCCAGGTGGGCCAACTCGAGCAGGACGTGGCGGGCATCTCCGCCGCGCACACCGTCGCCGCGGCGGTGCCGAACGCCCCACCGACGGCCACGGTGATCTGGGGCAGGCCGGACGCGACGACGGGGACCGTGATCGGGCGGCTGGTCGCCGCTGACCCCGAGGGCAAGAAGGTCGCCGTGGCGGTGGTGCCGCCGGCCGTCCCGGTGCAGGGCACGGTGGCCTACAACGCCAAGACCGCGACCATCACCTACACGCCCACCACGGCGCAGCGCTTCGCCGCCTCGACGAGCCCCGGTGACGACAGCGTCGCCATCACCCTCAGGGTGACCGACGCGGTGAACACCGTCGAGGTACCGATCAGCATCCCGGTCAGTCCGTCGCCGTTCTACCAGAGCGCGGCGTACCCCGGTGCGGGCGGTCCGAGCGCGGTGGCGGCCACCAACACCCGTGCCTACATCACCAATCGCGACTCCGGCACCGTCACGGTGTACGACACGATCAAGAACACCCTCGTCGGTACCTATCAGGTCGGTGGCGCACCCGATGGCATCGCGGTCAAGCGCGATGGCACCCGGATCTATGTGGCGAGTTCGACGGGCAACACGGTCACAGTCATCGATACCGCCACCGGTGCCAAGAAGGCCACCATCACCGTCGCCAATCCCACTGCGATCAGCATCAACCCGGCGGGCAGCGTGGTCTACGTCGCGAACGGCACCAGTGCTAGCGTCACCAAGATCAGCACCGCCACCAACAGGGCCGCGGGCACGGTCAAGCTCGCCCCGGGGCTCACGCCCACCGAGCTCGCGGTGAGTGCCGACGGTAAGCGAATCTTCGTCGGCGGCGCGCAGGCCGCCGGTGGTGGCCAGATCTCCTGGTTCTCCTCCACCGCGAGCACGGCGACACTGTTGGCCGATATCGCTTTTGCGCCAACGGGTCTGGCGTACAACTCTGCTTCGCAGAACGTGTACGCCGTGGATGCGGGCGGCGGATTGACCGTCTACAGCATGCTGACGAAAACGGTCGCGACGCTGAATGTGGGACATCCGCTCTCCGGTATCGCGCTGACCAACGACGGTTCGGCCGCCATGGTCACCACGTCCACCGGGATGGTCGCGGCGCTGAGCACTCGCGATTCATCGGTGCTCGGGGTGACCACCATCGGCGTGGTGTCGGCCCAACCCGTCCTCAGGATCAGCCCCGACGGCACCCAGATGTTCGTCACCGATCTCGACAACGGCTCGGTGCACGCGCTGTCGCTGGTCCCGTCGAATGTTGCGCCCTTCTCCAGCGACCCGAACTACACCGTCACCAACCCCGCGACGGGTGCGATGACGGGCAAGGTCGGCGTCGTCGACTTCGACGGTGATCCGCTGACCTACCAGGTGACCGTCAAGCCGGGCAAGGGCAAGCTCGTACTCGACGCACATGGGACCTACACCTACACGCCGACCGCCGCTGCCCGGCACGCCGCGTCCGTGCCCGGAGCGCCCGACACCGTCACCACCGATTCGTTCACCGTGGTGGTCTCCGATGGCCGCCACGGCACCGTGACCCAAACCATCACCATCGCCATCGATCCCGCGAACAAGGTGCCGACCGTGACCACATCGATCGGCAGCCCGAGTGCGTCGACGGGTGCGGTGAAGGTGACCATCAAGACCGCCGACGGCGACAACGACAAGCGGACGTTCACCGCGAGGCAGCCGGCCAAGGGCGTGGTCCAGATGACTGGGTCGGGTGTGTTCACCTACACGCCCAGCGTCGCGGCACTGGCCGCCGCACGGGCACCGGGCGCGGCCTACGAGGACCGACGCGACACCTTCACCGTCACCGTCGACGACGGCCACGGCGGCGTCGTCCCGGTCACGGTGAACGTCAAGATCGGCGCGCCCAATGCCAAGCCCACCGCCGTCGCGACGAGTGTCACTGCCACTCAACCCCGTTCGGGGGTGATCACCGGGACGGTCGGCGCCGTCGACGCCGACGGCGATGTGCTCAGCTACAGTGCCGGCAAGACCAACAAGGGCACGGTCACCCTCAACGCCGACGGCTCGTTCACCTACACACCCACCGCGGCGGCCCGGCTGGCGGCCTCCAAGCCCCGGGCCGGCTCCGCCACCAAATCCGAGACCATCACCTTCACCGTCAGCGACGGCTTCGGCGGGGTCGTCACCAAGACGCTCAAGGTGACGATCGTCGCCAATCCGGCGGACAACGCGGCGCCCACCAATGGCGCTGGGACAGTGTCGGATACGTCCACGGCCATCGGGAGCGTGACCGGCGTCGTCACCGCCACCGACCCGGACGGCGACGCGTTGACCTATCGCCTGGCCAGCGGCCCGGCCTTCGGTGTGGTCACGGTGAGCGCGGCGGGAGGCTTCGTCTACACCCCCGACGTCGACGCGCGCTACCGCGCGCTGGTGACCGCCGGCGAGGACACCGACAGTTTCGTGGTCGACATCACCGACAGCTTCGGCGGGATCAGCACGGCCACAGTGCATGTCACCATCGCACCACCGTCGACAACGGCGATCGACCAGCGGGCCACGACGGTCGCGGTCAACACCCAGCAGATGTACTTCTATTCGCAGACCGACACCGATATGGCACTGGGGCTGCTGAAAGCCGCTGGGGTGGAAACCATTCGGATCCTGTTGCCCTGGGCCGGCGCCGAGCCCGTCGATGACACCTTCGACTGGGCCGCGGTGGACCGGATGGTCAACAGCGCCAACGCCCAGGGCATCAAGGTGCTCGCCACGCTGAACACCACACCGGACTGGGCCGCGGTCCCGGGCCAGCAGATCTATACCGCGGCACCGGCCGATATCGAGGCGTTCGGCGATTTCGTCTCCGCGGTGGCGACCCGCTACCAGGGCAAGATCGCCGACTACGAGATCTGGAACGAGCCCAACTACGACGGCTTCTGGGAGCCCGGTCCGGACGCGGCGGCCTACACCGCTCTGCTGAAGGTCGCCTACACCGCGATCAAGGCGGCCGACCCGGACGCCACCGTGATCGGCGGATCGGTGGCCGCGGTGGCCGAAGTGCCCGGCGGCCCGGCGATCAACCCGGTGACCTACCTGTCCCAGATGTATGCCGCCGGCGCGGCCGGGTATTTCGATGCGCTGGCGTTCCACCCGTACCTGTACTCGATGCCGTTCTCGGCGCAGCAGGGACACGCCGGGGTGCCGTTCGCCCAGGCCCAACAGCTGTACGAGGTGATGGTCGCCCACGGTGACGGACACAAGAAGATCTGGGCCACCGAGTACGGACAGCCGGCCTCCGAGGGCGGTGAGGCCGTCCAGGCCGCGTATGTCGGTGACTTCCTGCGGGCGTGGCGCAGCCTGGAGTTCGCCGGGCCGGCGTTCATCCACACCATCGCCGACTACGGGCACGACTTCCCCGATCAGGCCACCATGGGTCTCTTCCGCGAGGACTGGACCCCCAAACCGGTGGTCGCGGTGATCACCCAGGTGATCGCGGAAAGCCAGGCGATCAACGCGGTGGGTGGCGATTCGGTCTAG
- a CDS encoding LLM class flavin-dependent oxidoreductase, translating to MTMPVMEPDLDAATLKTWARAIDEGPFSSLCWGERIAFDNPDAMTLLGALAAWTDRVRLVTTVVVPQLHDPVALAKSLATGDVLSGGRLTVGLGVGGRHEDYHAVGADTATQTMRAMAERVAVMKRVWAGEKVTESVLPVGPPPVQPGGPELLVGTLGPKTVRSAAGWAAGLAGTTLDLDTDQQNALFDVARQAWDAAGKPKPHLATSFWFAIGEPEAARAQVRHHLLRYMNWIPEEFVDAIAPTTGWSGSQDELLAVLRRFEDIGADEVHLIPTSDDIEQVHRVAEVIADLG from the coding sequence ATGACGATGCCGGTGATGGAACCGGACCTGGACGCGGCCACCCTCAAGACGTGGGCGAGGGCCATCGACGAGGGACCGTTCTCGTCGCTGTGCTGGGGTGAGCGCATCGCGTTCGACAATCCCGACGCGATGACACTGCTGGGTGCGCTGGCGGCCTGGACCGATCGGGTGCGGTTGGTGACCACCGTGGTGGTGCCGCAACTGCACGACCCCGTGGCGTTGGCCAAATCGCTGGCCACCGGTGATGTGCTCAGTGGCGGCCGGCTGACGGTCGGGCTGGGCGTCGGTGGCCGCCACGAGGACTACCACGCCGTCGGCGCCGATACCGCCACCCAGACCATGCGCGCGATGGCCGAGCGGGTCGCGGTGATGAAGCGGGTGTGGGCGGGGGAGAAGGTCACCGAGTCGGTGCTGCCGGTAGGGCCGCCGCCGGTACAGCCCGGTGGCCCGGAGCTGCTGGTGGGCACCCTCGGACCCAAGACGGTGCGTAGCGCGGCGGGTTGGGCGGCCGGGCTGGCCGGCACCACGCTGGATCTCGACACCGACCAACAGAACGCCCTGTTCGACGTGGCCCGCCAGGCCTGGGATGCGGCGGGTAAGCCGAAACCGCATCTGGCGACGTCATTCTGGTTTGCGATCGGCGAGCCGGAGGCTGCCCGCGCGCAGGTCCGCCACCATCTGCTGCGGTATATGAACTGGATCCCCGAGGAGTTCGTCGACGCCATCGCCCCGACCACAGGATGGTCGGGCAGCCAGGACGAACTTCTCGCCGTGCTGCGCCGTTTCGAGGACATCGGCGCCGACGAGGTGCACCTGATCCCGACCTCGGACGACATCGAGCAGGTGCACCGCGTCGCCGAGGTGATCGCCGATCTGGGCTGA
- a CDS encoding glutaminyl-peptide cyclotransferase: MWRVASRSVLTSLVLTATVICAPVARAEPVPVIVPTVLAAVPHDPGAYSEGLEFDGPDLYEATGEVGKSELRQVDPQTGAVIRSVPLPNDYFGEGIAVVGESIWQLTYRDGVAIEWDKVSFTPRREVPVAGQGWGLCHDGGRFVASDGGDRLRFFDPSFTETGSIRVTRDGQPQAGLNELACVDGQVWAAAWPDDTFVRIDPGTGVVNLVADVSGLWPAAQRNPRQVVSGIAHIAGSEYLISGKEWPRSYRVMLP, from the coding sequence ATGTGGCGAGTTGCTTCCCGGTCGGTGCTGACGTCTTTGGTTCTCACCGCGACGGTGATCTGCGCCCCGGTTGCGCGGGCCGAGCCCGTCCCCGTCATCGTGCCCACCGTGCTGGCGGCGGTGCCCCATGACCCCGGCGCCTACAGCGAAGGATTGGAGTTCGACGGGCCCGACCTGTATGAGGCCACCGGGGAGGTGGGCAAATCGGAACTGCGGCAGGTCGATCCGCAGACCGGTGCGGTGATCCGGTCGGTGCCCTTGCCCAACGACTACTTCGGTGAGGGCATCGCCGTTGTGGGCGAGAGCATCTGGCAGTTGACCTACCGCGACGGGGTGGCGATCGAATGGGACAAGGTGTCGTTCACGCCGCGCCGGGAAGTGCCGGTCGCCGGCCAGGGTTGGGGGCTGTGTCACGACGGCGGCAGATTCGTCGCCAGCGACGGCGGTGACCGCCTGCGGTTCTTCGACCCATCGTTCACCGAGACCGGCAGCATCCGGGTGACCCGCGACGGTCAGCCGCAGGCCGGGCTGAACGAACTCGCGTGTGTCGACGGGCAGGTCTGGGCCGCCGCGTGGCCGGACGACACCTTCGTGCGGATCGATCCCGGCACCGGCGTGGTGAACCTGGTGGCCGATGTCTCAGGCCTGTGGCCCGCGGCTCAACGCAATCCGCGGCAGGTGGTCAGCGGTATCGCGCACATCGCCGGGTCGGAGTACCTGATCAGCGGCAAGGAATGGCCGCGGAGCTACCGGGTGATGTTGCCGTAG
- a CDS encoding GIY-YIG nuclease family protein, with amino-acid sequence MAESISAKKNAAAVANFLAAQLHTRDEVFADLDVVPAAAGAYGWWFREIPGGIDVAGCEQRDGWTLLYVGISPGPPRADGKPRAPQDLRKRIRYHFGAGNAGADGSTLRKSLGVLLGEQLGFALRRIGSGKRQTFAGGEAVLTQWMAENAAVSWVLHPEPWFLEPKLISALVLPLNFQDNDRNAFAPELKRLRKEAGVKAGKLRVLAEWT; translated from the coding sequence ATGGCCGAGTCGATATCCGCGAAGAAGAATGCTGCCGCGGTCGCGAATTTCCTTGCCGCTCAGCTACATACGCGAGACGAGGTATTCGCCGACCTGGACGTCGTGCCCGCCGCGGCCGGCGCCTACGGGTGGTGGTTCCGCGAGATCCCGGGCGGTATCGACGTGGCCGGCTGCGAACAGCGTGACGGGTGGACGTTGCTCTACGTCGGGATCAGCCCCGGCCCGCCGCGGGCCGATGGCAAGCCGCGCGCACCCCAGGATCTGCGCAAGCGCATCCGCTATCACTTCGGAGCGGGTAATGCCGGGGCGGACGGGTCCACGCTGCGCAAGTCGCTCGGGGTGCTGCTCGGCGAGCAGCTCGGGTTCGCGCTGCGCCGGATCGGCTCGGGCAAGCGGCAGACCTTCGCCGGCGGCGAGGCGGTCCTGACCCAGTGGATGGCCGAGAACGCCGCAGTGTCCTGGGTGCTGCATCCCGAGCCGTGGTTTCTGGAGCCCAAGTTGATCAGTGCGTTGGTGCTCCCGCTGAACTTCCAGGACAACGACCGCAACGCCTTCGCGCCGGAGCTCAAGAGGTTGCGCAAGGAGGCCGGGGTGAAGGCCGGCAAGCTGCGTGTGCTCGCGGAGTGGACCTAG